CAACTCAGAGAGGTTAAGACCTCTTCCTGCATCCAGATTCAGCCCCGATGTATTTCTGGGTAACGATGTAGATCGCTCAAAGGGTAGACCTTGCTCGAATAATTCCTGATTAAGTTGTTGCTGATATGAAAGGTTCCGCTCAAGATGACTAAAGTGATCCTCAAAGGGTGGCCTCTGCTGCTGTTGATGGAAGTCTACTGGTCTAAATCCCGCAGAAGAGTGTGAACGGTGGATCCCCGGATGAGCTCCTAGAAGCTGATCATTACGGTTGGATGGCCATAGAGGATCAATATGTCTATGTTCCTCCAATAACGTATTGTGCCTCGCTCTATTTGCCAATAGCATGAGCTGCTCTTGCTGCATCATTTGGTACTCCAAAGACCGTATTGGTTCAGACTGCAATTGTCCATGTTGAGGGTCAATATGTCTCAGTTCCTCCAATACTGTATTTTGCCTCCCTCCATTTGCCAATCGCATGAGCTGGTCTTGCTGCAGTAGCTGGTACTCCAAAGACCGTAACGGTTCAGATTGCATGTGTCCATGTTGAGAACGCATCTGTCTGTATTGAGATTGCATTTGTTCGGAAAGTAGCTGTTCAAGTAGTAGCTCGTTTTGATGACCTTCATGTGGTAACTGCCCAAAATTTCCAGCGGCAAGCTGCTCCATGTACGGTGTAAAATTTTGTGATCTATGGCCAGAACTCTGCAATTCATCCATTAGTTGCTGCTCTAATAACATCTGATCAACATTGTTGAATCGAGGGAAGTCATGTGACTGCCCAATCCTTGAATCAGGAGTCTGTCCTTGAAGAATCTGTTGAAAATGTAAATTCCGAGCATGGGACTGTTGTTGCTCCTGTAAGAGCTTCTGTTGTAATTGATACTCTTGCTCTAGTTGACGTTGTTGCAACTGAATCTTCTGCTGCTGCTGCAACTGAATCTTTTGTTGCTGCTGCTGCTGCTGCTGCAATTTGAGAGTTAATAAATGATCCAAATCCTGACCTTGATCAAGATGCTTCTGGTCATGTCCTGTATCATACGACCTGTTAGGCAAAAGATCAACTGGTGTACTGCTGCTCTCTAACTCAGACCACAACACACCAAACGGATGCAGCTTGTTCTCATTCTGATTTTGAGTAGCAACTTTCGCTGATTCAACAGGAACAGCAGAGTGGCCAGAAACTCCCATTAAAGCATCATGCATACTTGTAGAGGATTTTGCCGATCCATAACCAGAAACTCCAGCTCTTCCTGGGAATACGATTTCTGAATAAGAAAAAAATACAAAAAGTATGTTTAGTTATCATGAACAGAAAGTTAATTAATATGAATATGAAAGAAGGAAATGTATTCGGCTACACAAGCATATTAAACCGAAGAAAGAAATGTCTTATACCACACAAATGCACACAAGTGATAAAAGGTCAGTACTCAGTAGAATAACAAACCTTCATCTTGAGCAGAATAGTCCAAGAAACTTCGGTCATCAACATGTGGTGGTTTCATTTGAACATTATCGTGACCAGAGGCTGAACCATTAGATTCTGCTACGGGTGCAAATGATAAACCAATCTCCGAATTTGTTTTTCTACTAGTCTCTTCTAGCTCGCTGATCTGATCATTGATGTGGGCTTGCATACTCTCCGTCTTTAAATATGACATGACACTGCCTAGATCTTGAAAAGGAGTCCCTTCTGGAGCAGTTGCCAAGCGGACCTGTAGATCAGTCCCAAAAAACCCTTGCTCAAACCATGAAATAATGTCAGATCCAATGAACGGTCCCTGTATTACTCCTTGAGGATCAATGTACGAGAACATAAACTCCTCAGGTGGCAGAGTCCCTTCGGAGTGATTCACTTCAATATCAGGTTGCTGCAGCTTTCCCGTATAATCTTGCTCAACAAGGGGTTCACCCGCATCCAACATAGAAGATTTAGTAAATGCAGATCTAACTGCCTCAAGACTTCCATGAGAAACTTTATCACTTTCAGAAGCACCCCATAGACCTCCACCATTACTACCAAGTAATCCTACAGCAACAGTTGTTTGGATTTGGGTCAGAATATATAGAACACTAAATGCCATCAGACACCAAAGAAAGCTAAAAATACATGAATTAGAAGAACCGTTTAGCACCTATTATTCACACATACCTGAATTACTATTATGCATGGAACCACTGTCACCACTCACAACCCCTAGCAAAGAACCATCCACTTTCGTCTCACCTGAATCAAGTCACAGAAGCATTCATTATACTACGCTAGTTAGAAGCAAAGCAACGAAAAACAAGATTACACATACCCAGACTCTTCTCAGCTAATGATTCTAGATCAGTCCCAAAAAACCCTTGCTCAAACCATGAAATAATGTCAGATCCAATGAACGGTCCCTGTATTACTCCTTGAGGATCAATGTACGAGAACATAAACTCCTCAGGTGGCAGAGTCCCTTCGGAGTGATTCACTTCAATATCAGGTTGCTGCAGCTTTCCCGTATAATCTTGCTCAACAAGGGGTTCACCCGCATCCAACATAGAAGATTTAGTAAATGCAGATCTAACTGCCTCAAGACTTCCATGAGAAACTTTATCACTTTCAGAAGCACCCCATAGACCTCCACCATTACTACCAAGTAATCCTACAGCAACAGTTGTTTGGATTTGGGTCAGAATATATAGAACACTAAATGCCATCAGACACCAAAGAAAGCTAAAAATACATGAATTAGAAGAACCGTTTAGCACCTATTATTCACATACCTGAATTACTATTATGCATGGAAACACTGTCACCACTCACAACCCCTAGCAAAGAACCATCCACTTTCGTCTCACCTGAATCAAGTCACAGAAGCATTCATTATACTACGCTAGTTAGAAGCAAAGCAACGAAAAACAAGATTACACATACCCAGACTCTTCTCAGCTAATGATTCTTCCCCAGGTGAAGTGTGAGCTTCGCTACCAGTGATCCTTCCCTTCCATATACCCTTAAGGCTTTCCTGAAATAAATAGATAATACCCGAAAACAAACACATGAAAATTAGTTACAAACAAGAAACATGGATGACACACTTATGGAAAAGGATATGGACCATACCTCTTCTTCAACATCAGGGGTGATAAAAGCAAGAGGTTCAATCAAAGCCACTTGAGTTACAGAATCAACTTCCTCCATATCAATCGGTATCTTATCAGGCTTCTGGTTTCTATACAAGTCGAGCAACTTTCCCCTCACATACCGACACGTAGGGGCAGGTTTACCAGGAACACTTTCATTTCTCAAGAACCCTCCAGCACCAAAGAACGCAGACCAAGTACCCCTCGCCCTTCCTCGACCAACGGTGAACCCTATGTTTGGCCCCTCACTTCGTCCTTCACTTCGTCCTTTATCAAGTCCAAACCCAGGTGCAGCACGGTAAGAAGTAGGTCCACCGGACTGGAGCTGCTCCATCCGATGACGTGGCCTCCATTTGTCACGAGTGTCAGACTCACGGAGGCTGCTGCCAAGCACAGATTGAGTTTCAATCTGAACCTCCTCCTTGTTGTCCTTGTTGTTGTAGCCAACCTTGGCATCTTTCTCTTTCTCTTTATCGTCAGGACCCCACCGAGATGACCACTTGTTATCACGCCGCCGAGATCCGATGGGAACGGGAGCAGGAGATCGAACATCCTAACACCACAACAAAACAAAGAGTAAAAGAAATTCAGCTAATCCGATTCGAAATTAGGATCTCCATTTAGCTAATTGAAAACAATCTTCGCGTGATTCAGATTTCGAACGTTGATAGTTAAGCTCATGAATCAGATCTGGCAGATCGGAGCAACAAAGAGAAGAAGAAGCTCCACAAAGAAAAAAAGGGAAGGGTTGACTTTAGAGGAACTATACCATGATGACGCCGGAGAAGATAGGAGAAGCTTGAATGGATTAGGGATTCGGGATTGAAGATCGCGATCTTGAAGAAAATTTCTATATTTTTGTTTTTAATTGCCTTTCAAGTTGCTTTTTATGGTCGTCCTCGTTTCAACTTTACCTTCACAAACCTAGAAAAGTGGATCGAAATTTGCTATTCTGATTGGGCCAATGAAATGCCATTGGGCTTTAGTTAATGTGTGAAGAGAATAACTTGGGCTTCATATAGTGTAAAGCCCGAAAATATATAATAATGGTAAAGTGGAGAAGCCCACATCGGCCATGAAGAAGATAGTTGAGATGTTTATATAAGGTTAGAGCTGTATTAATAATTGGCCTTATTTAAAGTTTTTACCCATTTTTAAAACAAATTTGGAAAAATCTAACTCTATTAAAAGGCAGATATGGAGCCATCTTAGGTGTGCCACCTGCGATCAAAAATTCGACCAATAATATTGCAGCAATGAGACATGTCATATGTCTTGATTTGGGCTTTTTAGTTGATTTCGGGCTTCTAACCCAATTCTAATTAAGTTATATTGATTAGGGCTTCTGAATCGTTTTCGATCCTCCTCTCCTCTAGAGTCGGGAAACACCGATCACTTATTCCCTTTCGACTTCCAGATCTTCTCTTCCTCTCCTCTCCCAATCCGTTTCAACTCATACTTCCACCTTTAACTCCTCTAATCAAACCTTGGTTGATCTCATTCAATGGCTTCTTTCCATCTCCCCCCTCCATTTTCCTGGCTATAAATCTCTTTTCTTCGTTTATGGATTGATTAAAATCTCAAAAACTCAAAATCTCTTCTCTTTCTCAGACAAACTTCACGATGGAACCCAAAAACTCTTCGATTTCCAACGACCGCGAGCCCTGCAAGACGACTGCCGCCTCCTCCGCGCATACAAGGCCAAACCGGAAGTCCACCGCTTCCTCTGCTATGGTGATGAAACCTAACGGGAAGTCTGCTGTTTCATCTGCTATTCTGAAGAAACCAAACGCCTCTACCGCTGTCTCCTCCGCGCATGACGATCAAGTGATGTTCTTCAGAGATGTGTCTCTCGGCCCAACAGAAGCGGTCTTGAGGTTTCGACTGGTTCATTTCTGGGAGGCTCGAAATCCAAACACGAAAACCCTCTTTGGACAGGAGATGATCCTAATCGACGAAGAGGTTCGTCTGCGAATGTTTTACTACTCTTTCTCCTTCTTTAATATTGCTCAATATTGTTAGATTTCTACTAATCGACATTCCAAATGATCTGTAGGGAACGGTTATTCAAGGTTTTGTTCCAGTGGGGCGGGTTGGGACATATGAGCTGGAACCAGGTTATGTTTATAAACTGAGGAATTTTTTCGGCTCAAGAAACAAAGCTCAGTATCGGGTTACGGATCACAGCGCCACCGTTACATTCGCTTGGAATACTGAATTAAATATTCTTGATAACCCTCTGGTTTCAATTCACGAAGATAGGTTCATGTTCCATACCTACGAGGAGTTTCAGGCTAACTGTGACCGCAAAATTGATCTTTATGGTGAGCACTGATGAATTTTATACTTCAATCTTTAAGGTATTTTCACATCCAATGAATTTAATTCCTTTGAAATGTTCTATCTCAGACTATGTTGGCCATATGAAGCTGGTGAATGGACAGACTATCACTGAGCATACGGTCCTCGACGAAGTTGACATATCAGATAAGCGACATCTATGTGTTCATGTTCAGACACATGAGTGAGTTTGTCTAAAAGTGTTAGATTCTTTGTGTGTTATGCTTAACATTTGCTTTAAACATGTGCAGCAGACCAGTGATGAAGCTCTATCTATGGGAAAAGGCCGCATCTGACTTTTGCGTGAAATTCAAATCTTATGGAAGCACTCCAAGTGTTCTGTTGGTCACCACAGTAAACCCTAAACATCTTGGAGGTAAGCATTTTCTAAACAGCCGGATTAAGTCACTGTATTATTGGGATTATATGACATTGTATATCGTGTAAGGCCATTTAAACTGATTGTCTCTCAGCGTTTATTGTAATTGCTTGTGTCCTCATCTAGAACGTATCTGTGGTAGTTAAACTGAACTGTATGAAGTCATTTTCTATTGCTAATTGAGAGAGTGATATAACACGTAACGCCATTTGAATCATATTGTTGCATCGTTTACGCATTTGGTTGATAATAATGAGTTCATCTGTTCTGAACAGGAACTCTTGCTCTCACTTCGATGGCATCATCTCGAGTGTTTATGGATAGCGATGTCCAGCCTAGCAGGGATTATCTTGGATGGTAGGGATTTTTGTATTCAGTTATGCTTTTCATTCACTTCTACTTTGGCATTTCATGTAACTTCAGCTCTGACATTTCTTGGGTTTCCTCATTTTTCACAGGCTGAGCTCCAACTCAGATATTGCCAATAAGATTAATGCAGAGGTTGTTACTAAGCCTGAGACATCGAGCAGGAAACTGCTAAGGTACAGTAGTTGTTCTATATTTGTGTGTTATGTTATGCGTTGTGTTATGCGTGTGTATTGATAGAGTTTGTATTATTTTCACTATTATAGGTTGCTTGGTTTGAATGCACAGCAACTATAGATGATGTTGTTCAAGGTTCTCCTTGATACTATATTTCATGCGGTGGGTGTAATAGTAAGGCAGTCAAAGGGCCTACTTCACTGATTTGTAACAACAAGAAATGTGGGAAAAGTGTTGTTACAGGCGTAGCTCAGTAAGTGACGTATACACAGTTTCGTTTAGTTTTTTTTTTCCACCGCTAGAAGCTAATCTTCCCTCATTGCAGATACCTCACGAGGATTTCGGTTTATGATAAGAGTGAACAGGCTGTTTTTGTCGTTCTTGGTGATACCGGCAAAGAGTTGACTGGGAAGCATGCATCAGAGTTAGTTGCCAGTTACTTTGAGGTAATTTCAACCCTCTGTTATTTGAACTTTCATATATTTTCTCACCCTATACATAGTCCCGAGTTATTTCAACTTACATATATTTTCTTGAACGTTAGACCAAAGAGGGTGTAGAAGCTGATCAGTGCCGCAAGCTCTACTTGATACGATAGGGCACACTTATAAATTCATTGTGAAAGTCTTAGATCATAATTTGTCAGGGAAGACTCAAACCATAACTGTCACAAAGATATTCCCACCAGAAGCTCCACAACCTATAGCTCCCTTGGAAGAACACGTTGTTCCAACAACGTCTGGTGATATCTTGGAGTTTGGAAGTGATAGGGTTAGAAAAGCATCTGAGACTCTTGAAGCAGATGAATCCAAGCGTTGCAAGAGTGGCTGATACAGCTTTGAGAATCCTCTTACGCAGTGAATGCTTTTGCTGCGGTTTAAGTTCTGTTTTATGTTTATCTAATTCCTTTGCTTCATTCTGTTTCTATCTTCAGACTTTA
The DNA window shown above is from Brassica oleracea var. oleracea cultivar TO1000 chromosome C3, BOL, whole genome shotgun sequence and carries:
- the LOC106331581 gene encoding uncharacterized protein LOC106331581 — translated: MDVRSPAPVPIGSRRRDNKWSSRWGPDDKEKEKDAKVGYNNKDNKEEVQIETQSVLGSSLRESDTRDKWRPRHRMEQLQSGGPTSYRAAPGFGLDKGRSEGRSEGPNIGFTVGRGRARGTWSAFFGAGGFLRNESVPGKPAPTCRYVRGKLLDLYRNQKPDKIPIDMEEVDSVTQVALIEPLAFITPDVEEEESLKGIWKGRITGSEAHTSPGEESLAEKSLGETKVDGSLLGVVSGDSVSMHNSNSGLLGSNGGGLWGASESDKVSHGSLEAVRSAFTKSSMLDAGEPLVEQDYTGKLQQPDIEVNHSEGTLPPEEFMFSYIDPQGVIQGPFIGSDIISWFEQGFFGTDLESLAEKSLGETKVDGSLLGVVSGDSGSMHNSNSGLLGSNGGGLWGASESDKVSHGSLEAVRSAFTKSSMLDAGEPLVEQDYTGKLQQPDIEVNHSEGTLPPEEFMFSYIDPQGVIQGPFIGSDIISWFEQGFFGTDLQVRLATAPEGTPFQDLGSVMSYLKTESMQAHINDQISELEETSRKTNSEIGLSFAPVAESNGSASGHDNVQMKPPHVDDRSFLDYSAQDEEIVFPGRAGVSGYGSAKSSTSMHDALMGVSGHSAVPVESAKVATQNQNENKLHPFGVLWSELESSSTPVDLLPNRSYDTGHDQKHLDQGQDLDHLLTLKLQQQQQQQQKIQLQQQQKIQLQQRQLEQEYQLQQKLLQEQQQSHARNLHFQQILQGQTPDSRIGQSHDFPRFNNVDQMLLEQQLMDELQSSGHRSQNFTPYMEQLAAGNFGQLPHEGHQNELLLEQLLSEQMQSQYRQMRSQHGHMQSEPLRSLEYQLLQQDQLMRLANGGRQNTVLEELRHIDPQHGQLQSEPIRSLEYQMMQQEQLMLLANRARHNTLLEEHRHIDPLWPSNRNDQLLGAHPGIHRSHSSAGFRPVDFHQQQQRPPFEDHFSHLERNLSYQQQLNQELFEQGLPFERSTSLPRNTSGLNLDAGRGLNLSELRDAQMQSSGRLGNSTPGFSHQNPHTQLGEPHFSEMEPRKERWHGADTQLAGGWAETQFHRPNTEADHHKMRSEMRRVGEDSNSWMVDGHTDEKSKQLFMELLHQRPGHQPLESPSMNRGEPYDMMAASGFGFADHGGRQNASSSFGSHASSDEHVNGLPGDGNYMGSLQRNNSLLSGSIDGGRKNETKDFSNMLGMSKDANDIRTWNNAPPKKEGAGLMSFEAQDRMGKQAVMDSLFQGEVPVATLGRQSSSSISESYSDNLVGEVRKDRLVVPSHGQVSVLLKRPPSSHSSSSHEGLLEQMSDAANRTAVGNKGSKASFSEMLKNSSSSSIMKKVAAEPSSDPNEGNKGGGGKKKGKKGRQLDPALLGFKVTSNRLMGEIHRADDF